The genomic window GAAAGCCATTGCGGACTACCGCCAGCAGCACGGTGGCTTCAAATCGGTGGAGGAGCTCAAAAACGTCAAAGGCATCGGCGAGGGCATCTTCTCCAAACTGAAGGCCGAAGCAACCGTCGCGCCCGCACCCGCAAACCCAAAAGCTAAAAACGCCGTCCCGGCACCTAAAAAATAAACCCGAGTGCCCCTCTAGAACAGGAATATGCGTAGTAAATTGGGTAATGAAAAGGCCGTCCGAATGCAGACTGGAGTTGGACGGTCTTCGTGCCTATAAAAATTATTGAAACTGCCTGCTCTGTTCGCGGACAATGCTAACCGCGTCTCCGCCAAATATCGCGTTCACGTTCATTGCTGTGGATAGCGGTCAGGGGAGGTAGGGGTAGAGAGCTTTTGAGGGGGAAGAGAAGATCAAAAAGGCTAAGAAGAGACCAAAAGAGAATAGATACGATCTTGTAAATGTTTCGAGTTGCAAATCGGTTTTAGATGGACTTAGACCTTTGCAAAATTCCTACTAAGACATTTAGGGGATGTCTCATGAATACCTTCTTCCAAAAAACTGCACGGGCCATGATAGCAAACACATTGACTGCTTACCCACTATTGAAGTTGGATTAGGTAATTGATTGACACTCGATCGAGCATACCTGAATCGTCAAAGAACCGGTACCACCGTGACCTTCCCGCTATCTCCTGTTGTCCATGTTCAAAGCTGTCTTGCTCGGCCAGTGGCACAACCTTTCCGAACCCGAACACAGCCTCGTCACCCGCATCGATTTCAACCTGTTTTGTCGTTTTGATGAACTGAACATTTCAGATTACAGCACCTTATGCCGCTATCGCAACTGGCGAGTGCAAGGCAACACCTTTTCCGAATTGCTGGAACTTATTAAACGACAATTGACCGAAAAGGTCTAAAAGTAGAGAAACTATCCGCAGCACTACTATTGGCAGTAAACAGAACCAGACCGAAGAGGCGGATGAGGAAAAACATGTCAGTGGCCAAACCACACCAAGCAAGACCCAAAATGCCTGCCGAACAAAGAAAAACAGCCTTTACAAAATCGGTTAAAAAATATACTTACACTGATGCGCAAAATTATATCGAGAAACTGAACACCTCTCCCGCCAATAGCTATGATTGCAACAACTATCTGTTCCCTTTGCCCGAAGGTCTGGTCGAAGGTGCGGCCATCTATACCGACAAAGGCTACGCAGCAAGGTAAACCGGCAACATTTGGAAGATTATCGGGTGTCGACGGCATTATGTGCAAAGATCACCGCAGCCGCCCGCTGACGTAAGCTCAAATGAAGCGTAAACGATGTTTGTCGAAAACCCGTTATGTGGTCGAAAAAAACTTCGGTACGCTAAACCGTAAATATCGATCTCGCTACGCTCTAGCAGCACAGACTATTTCAGGCTGCTCAAAGTGAATGCGCAAAGCCATCTAAGAGCGGCATATTTGAATCTGTTGAAAGTGGATAACAGGCTAGGAATGTTTGTTGGAAATTAAAAGGTGGCTCGAATACCCGATTAACCAGTATTCGAGTATAAAAAAAGAAATTTAGCAGAGAAAGAGCTTAAAATCCTTGTTTGGATTTCGGCTTTCGGGAATAAGAATTTTGTAAAGTTCTCTGCTTGTCTTCATTACGTCAATTAGAAAGGTCGTCTGAAAACCTGATTCGGTTTTCAGACGACCTTTTTTTCAGACGGCCTTGGATTCGGATTTCAAGTGCAACACCAGGGTACCGGTGGCTGGAACAGATTCAAGAATAAAACACTTGGCGTTTCGCAGCCAAGTGTTTTTCTCGGCCGGTGGTTCAACTCATCTTGAACCCTGCGTATCTCCCGATCGCTGATGTTTCGGAAATCGGTTTGTTTGGGGAAATATTGCCGGATGAGTCCGTTGGTGTTCTCATTCAGCCCTTTCTCCCACGAATGGTAAGGGCGGCAAAAATAGGTTTCTGCCTTTAATGCTTTGGCTATTTTGGTGTGTTGGTAGAACTCTTTGCCGTTATCCATGGTGATGGTGT from Neisseria sp. DTU_2020_1000833_1_SI_GRL_NUU_006 includes these protein-coding regions:
- a CDS encoding helix-hairpin-helix domain-containing protein, translated to MKKFLFAALSVLTASLSLAAVNINTASPSELEALPGIGPAKAKAIADYRQQHGGFKSVEELKNVKGIGEGIFSKLKAEATVAPAPANPKAKNAVPAPKK